TTAGCCAGTACGCGGGCCGAACGAATGCGCTCGCGGTTCCGCTCGGGCAAACCGTAGACCGCTTCGGCCACCAGCTCCGGCGAAGCATGCTTCATCCCGTACCACTTTTCCCATTCGGCAACGTCACGGATACGGAAATCCGCCGCCAGATCAATCAGCCGCACGCCGGCGTCGACGAGTTCTCTCGCCTGCTGCATTGCGATCCCGTTGGGCGTCGCGAAGAAGACTACGTCGCACCGGTCGAGCGCCGCATCCTGTGGAGTCACGAAGCGGAGATCGACACGGCCGCGCAGACTCGGAAACATTTCGCAAACGGGCAAACCGGCGTCGCCGCGCGAGGTTATCGCCACCAGGTTCGCTTGAGGGTGGCGGGCAAGCAGCCTCAATAGTTCCACTCCGGTGTATCCCGTTCCACCGACCACACCAATCTTGATCATGCCCTCTCCTTGCCGTGACTGCCTTCCCGAGCGATGAATTATCGCACTCGCAGCAGTTGATCTTGAATTCAAAACGAGAAAAGCCGCCTCGAAGGGCGGCTTTTCTGTACGCGGATACGAAATATCAGCGCTTCGAGAACTGCTTGCGGCGACGCGCCTTGCGGAAACCGACCTTCTTCCGTTCGACTTCGCGAGCATCACGAGTCACGAAGCCGGCCTTGCGCAGCACGGGCTTGAGCTCTGCATCATATTCGATCAGCGCTCGGGTAATGCCGTGGCGAACGGCGCCGGCCTGACCCGACTCACCGCCGCCGGTCACATTGACCATGATGTCGAAGCGGCTGTCGTTTTCGGTCAGCACGAGCGGCTGACGCACGATCATGCGACCCGTTTCGCGCGAAAAGAATTCGTCGACGGGCTTGCCGTTGACGACGATGTTGCCGGAACCCGGCTTGATGAACACACGGGCAACCGCAGTTTTGCGGCGGCCGGTGCCGTAGTTGTAACTCACAGCCATTGATCGGCTCCTGTCAGATCTCGAGAACTTGGGGCTGCTGAGCGGAATGCGGATGTTCGCCACCCGCGTAGCACTTCAGCTTCTTCAGCATGGCGTAACCCAGCGGCCCTTTCGGCAGCATGCCCTTCACCGCCTTTTCCAGCACGCGCTCGGGAAAGCGCTGCTGCAGCTTGGTGAAGTTGGTTTCGTAGATTCCGCCCGGATAGCCAGTATGACGGTAATACTTCTTGTCGAGCGCCTTGTTGCCGGTCACCCGCAGCTTTTCGACATTGACGACGACGATGAAGTCACCCGTATCGACGTGCGGCGTGTAAATGGCCTTGTGCTTGCCACGGAGGCGACGGGCCACTTCGGCGGCAAGCCGGCCAAGCACCTTGTCCGACGCGTCGACAACAAACCAGTCGCGCTTGACTTCGTGCGGCTTGGCAGAAAACGTTTTCATTCGAATCCTCGATCTTGTCCGGCCTAGGGCGAAGGCCAATAAACGGAAAGCTCGTGATGGTACCAGCAACCCTGGCGGGAAGTCAAATTTGGGCTGGCCCAACCCTGCCACCGAAGAAGAGGCAAAAAAAACGCAGCCCTTGAGGACTGCGTTAAATCCACACCAAAGGAGGAGGGTGGAGGAGACACTGCTTGGATCGCCACACCATCTCGATCCGACTAAACGCGATTATCCTGAAACCCGCCCCCCGTCACAAGCTTTTATTGTGCATTGCACTATAAATGTTTTGATTCCACTATAAAAGTAGTTTATGCATACACAAACTATTAATATTGATCAATTTAACAAGCCACCCTGACCAGTAGGCATCCGCCGCTTCGTGACACGATATTATGCCTTTCAGATGCATTAGTGCGCCGCAATAGAACGTCTGGACACGGCCCATCTCGCGTCGGGTTGGCCGTATGGAATTGCCGTCCGGTAAAATGCCGCTCCGCCTCGCCCAGAGGTTCCCTCGCTCATCGAGCGGACAACGGAGTAGATGATGGAATGCACGATCAAGTGGGTCGATGGAATGACTTTCCTCGCGGAGACCGGCACCGGTCACGTCGTGGCGATGGATGGCGCACCGGAAGCAGGCGGCCGCAATCTTGCCCCGCGGCCGATGGAAATGATGCTTGCCGGTGCTGGCGGATGCACGGCGTTTGACGTCGTATTGATCCTGAAACGCAGCCGCCAGGATGTTCGCGGCTGCGAAGTGAAGCTATCGAGCGAGCGAGCGGAAGCAGACCCGAAAGTGTTCACCCGCATCACTTTTCACTACACGGTGCGAGGCAAAGGGTTGAAGGCCGACGCGGTGGAGCGCGCGATCCACCTCTCCGCAGAGAAATATTGCTCGGCGTCGATCATGCTCGGCAAGACTGCCGAGCTGGTGCACGAATGGGATATCGTCGAGTGCGAGTGACGGCGCTGTCTGTAAGCGCCGCGCAGGGTTTTCTCGCTATATCCGGTAAGCGGTCGCCGTCATTACCCGCGCCATCAACCTCATCGCTCCCCTGAAGGGCGCAGGCAGTTCGTGAGCCCCGAGGGCGAGCGCGACGTCGGCGTGATGCGCCTCATCCGCCTTCATCTGCTCGAGAATTTCACGGGACTTGCGGTCCTCGGGGGGCAAACGCTCCAGATGGCTGCCGAGATGCGCTTCAACCTGGCGCTCGGTTTCGGCCAGGAAGCCGAGATTCCACCGGTCGCCAAGCCTCCCGGCCAGCAGCCCCAGCGCCAGCGACCCGCCGTACCATAACGGATTCAACAGGCTCTTGCGCCCGCCGAGTTCGGAAATCCGCTGCTCGGTCCACGCCAGGTGCTCGGTTTCCTCGTCCGAGGCCCGCGCGAGTTCGCGTTTGACAT
The window above is part of the Azoarcus sp. PA01 genome. Proteins encoded here:
- the coq7 gene encoding 2-polyprenyl-3-methyl-6-methoxy-1,4-benzoquinone monooxygenase — protein: MIDEAIVQFDKALRTLFAPARSVRPTPGADMPETHFGDRDRQHVAALMRVNHSGEICAQALYQGQSMSAGDLDVKRELARASDEETEHLAWTEQRISELGGRKSLLNPLWYGGSLALGLLAGRLGDRWNLGFLAETERQVEAHLGSHLERLPPEDRKSREILEQMKADEAHHADVALALGAHELPAPFRGAMRLMARVMTATAYRI
- the rpsI gene encoding 30S ribosomal protein S9, translated to MAVSYNYGTGRRKTAVARVFIKPGSGNIVVNGKPVDEFFSRETGRMIVRQPLVLTENDSRFDIMVNVTGGGESGQAGAVRHGITRALIEYDAELKPVLRKAGFVTRDAREVERKKVGFRKARRRKQFSKR
- the rplM gene encoding 50S ribosomal protein L13, whose product is MKTFSAKPHEVKRDWFVVDASDKVLGRLAAEVARRLRGKHKAIYTPHVDTGDFIVVVNVEKLRVTGNKALDKKYYRHTGYPGGIYETNFTKLQQRFPERVLEKAVKGMLPKGPLGYAMLKKLKCYAGGEHPHSAQQPQVLEI
- a CDS encoding OsmC family protein, with product MECTIKWVDGMTFLAETGTGHVVAMDGAPEAGGRNLAPRPMEMMLAGAGGCTAFDVVLILKRSRQDVRGCEVKLSSERAEADPKVFTRITFHYTVRGKGLKADAVERAIHLSAEKYCSASIMLGKTAELVHEWDIVECE